In the Deferribacter desulfuricans SSM1 genome, ACAGAGAATGAAAGTAAAGATAACTTGTTTATAGCGCTAGATAAATTTGAAGAAAAAGTTGATGAGAAGATAGAAGAGTCTTTATATTCACGTATATTAAAGATGAGTGTACCTGAAAAGATAAAACTTGCTTTAAAAGGGAATAAAAGTGCTAGGAATATATTAATAAAAGATTCAAACAAGCAGATAGCACTTTCTGTATTAAAAAATCCAAGAATTACTATGGAAGAGATTGATATGGTAACAAAGAATAAAACCACACCTGATTTTATTTTGAGGGAGATTGCAAGAAGTAATAGCTGGATAAAAGATTATCAAATAATAAAAAATTTAGTTTTTAACCCTAAGACACCTCTCGATGTTAGCATACATTTTATTAATAGGCTATATTTAAAAGATTTAGAATATTTGTCAAAGTCCAAAGAAGTCCCAAATGTTGTGCAAGCACAAGCATATAGATTAGTACAACAAAAAAATAAGATGAAAAAATGATAAGACAAAATTTAATACTGATAGCATTTATTATATTTTTAATAGCTTATTTAATCTTTGGTGATTATGGTATATTAAGTTATATAAGATTGGTAAAAATAAAGCATAATTATGAGCAACAGATAGTGGAAATGGATAAAAAAATCAAAGAG is a window encoding:
- a CDS encoding FtsB family cell division protein, which produces MIRQNLILIAFIIFLIAYLIFGDYGILSYIRLVKIKHNYEQQIVEMDKKIKELKKEVEFLQKDKDYLEMIIRKELNLKKPNEDLFILDDNISDKK